A segment of the Sceloporus undulatus isolate JIND9_A2432 ecotype Alabama unplaced genomic scaffold, SceUnd_v1.1 scaffold_5500, whole genome shotgun sequence genome:
GCGTTCAAAAGTGGAGGCTCCTGATGGAGAGGATTTCCCCATGTGTCAGAGGACAGCGTGGCTCCCCCAGGCTTGACCCAACATGCATTCCTGTGTGCTTCttgcttcttctcctttctccccagGAAAGAGCCATCGTCCGTTATAGGGCGTTTACCCTACTGGGAGAGCTAGTAAGGGGAGTGTCGGAGGCTGACAAGGTCCTTATGAAGAGGGAGGTGGTCTTCAGCCTCCTCCCGCTGCTCCTCCACCTGATGGACCAGGACTCCACCGTCAGCACGGCAAGTCCAACCAGAACTAAGCCTCTTTTCTTCCCAGATCCAGTCCACCTCCAACCCTGAAATGCTTTCAGCACTTCAGCTTTTCTGGAACAGCTGAAGGTTGTTTACTGGTTGAATGGTAGAAACTTTTGGGCCTTTGAGCATCGCTTTGTGATGGAGGCAGGCTACTCAGCTCAGGCAGCCAGGGGGACATGCGGACTGCGAGGGCTGTGGGACTACCCCATTATCCGTCAGCCTTGGATATTTTAGCAGGGAGTGAGGGGAGTTGCAATCTGTCaaggcctgaaggcacacactttcttcttccttcctttgagcTTCCAAACAGGAACAGGAATCATCACTCCTTTCAGATGTGGCTAGCCTGAAACTCCCATTGTCCCCTTAAAGTGGAAAGGGGCCCAAGGGAAACAACAGTCAAGGATGGTGGTGCTCTCTGGGTCCCAAACTAGCAGACAAGAGGGGGCTTAGCATTTTTTAGGAGAGGTGTCTGCCACTCAGGCTGCGAAGAGACAGGGAGATTCTGGttgtcaggaggaggaggtggagagagGGGCTAAGGTAATGCATCCCAGTAGAGCAACCCAGAGCAGGCCTCAAGAGTTCCACGTGGCAGCCTCTTGCCCCTTGGGAGACCAATCTCCATCTCTCTTTGTGTTGCAGAGCTGCAGACTGACCCTGCTGGACTGTGGGCTCTTTTTTGGATGGACAGAGCTCCCCCTCATCTTCCGCAGCCTGGCCTGGGAGGATCTCCAGAGTTGCCTCTATAATATCTGGAAATACCTGGTCAGTGGAAGCATTCCCAACCCTTCTGCCATCCCTCTGCCTGCAGTCTCTTTTGCATAAATGAGCCTGTTGGAGCAATGGGAATGGCCAGTGAGGAGCACAATTAGGGATCCATGGAGATGTGGCTCGGGGCATATATGGCAGCCAGCAGGGGCCATCACTAGAACCGTAGCTTCTGAGGTGAGTGGGTCATGGCCAGATCCATCAGGCTGGCAACcaaaggatagcaatagcaagtacatttctatactgcttatcagtgcacttaagcactctctaagcagtttatacagtgtaagctaattgctccaaacaatctggggactcatttcaGCCACCTCctgagaaggatgcaagcctgaatcaagcttgagccctttcgctggtattgaactcgcagccttatggttcgtgagtgagtggatgcagtacaggcattgaacccctgcgccaccagggcttgtaGCGGGATCTCCTCGGAGGGTTTAAACACAGTGAGGAGAGCTAGCTGGCTTCATCTGGAGACCTTTTTTccttgggagaaaggaagagaggtgaCTTTTCATGGGAcatgaaggcaaacacacacatgtacccTGATCTTGCATAATCCCAGATGTACCTCTGGAGATTGGGCAGTTTTGCCCCACTGTTCCCCAGGGAAGCCTTTCAGGTCTCTGCAAACACTTCCTCTGGTGCACGCTCCCAGGGAGGGGGCCATTGCTACAAGAACCCAGATCTGCCTTTCCCAGCAGCTTTGTCAGCATTGGCTGGCAGAACCTCTCATGTGTCCCAGGGCTGGCAGAATCAGAGTCTGTCCCCTTTCTCGCATCACAGCCACCATCAGGGTCCTGAATGCTTGTACTTTTGGGAGTCTGGTCCTTACAGAGACACATGATCCACCATGTGCAGGGTTTATTGCAGCCACAGGCAGGCTGGCGACAGGTTACCCGGACTGCACTTTGTCCCAGGAATCAACCCTTGAGTGACCAGGGCAATGTGGGGCTTGGGGGCTTGCTACTGATGCCTGTCCTTTCCTTTCTTGGCAGATGGGGAACCACAGTGACAGCGCCCACGTGTTCCTCTCCCAGGCCTTGCAATACCTCCACCACCCCCAGACCGAAATTAAACACGCTGCGGCAGAGTTCACAGGTAAGCCAAAAGCTGGGCATCTCGTGAACTCTCCCCCTTCCTATGCA
Coding sequences within it:
- the LOC121918179 gene encoding maestro heat-like repeat family member 5 yields the protein MERISPCVRGQRGSPRLDPTCIPVCFLLLLLSPQERAIVRYRAFTLLGELVRGVSEADKVLMKREVVFSLLPLLLHLMDQDSTVSTSCRLTLLDCGLFFGWTELPLIFRSLAWEDLQSCLYNIWKYLMGNHSDSAHVFLSQALQYLHHPQTEIKHAAAEFT